One Desulfonatronovibrio hydrogenovorans DSM 9292 DNA segment encodes these proteins:
- a CDS encoding SRPBCC family protein produces MPVYRLEYTQILPVEISRAWDFFSSPENLCQITPDWLCFEIKNLESDAIYPGMIIQYTIRAVAGIPMSWTTEITQVRKPVFFVDEQRLGPYRFWHHQHIFQETDLGTQVIDLVHYALYLGWPAALLNHLLVRPRLEKIFAYRKKALEDIFRPGVQMT; encoded by the coding sequence ATGCCGGTTTACCGACTTGAATATACCCAGATCCTGCCTGTTGAAATCAGCCGGGCCTGGGATTTTTTTTCCAGTCCTGAAAATCTGTGTCAAATTACCCCTGACTGGCTTTGCTTTGAGATTAAAAACCTGGAGTCTGACGCAATATATCCGGGAATGATAATCCAGTACACAATCAGGGCGGTTGCCGGAATTCCCATGTCCTGGACAACGGAAATCACCCAGGTCAGAAAACCTGTGTTTTTCGTAGATGAGCAGCGCTTGGGTCCTTACAGGTTCTGGCATCACCAGCACATTTTTCAGGAGACTGACCTGGGTACCCAGGTGATTGACCTAGTCCATTACGCCCTTTACCTGGGATGGCCCGCCGCCTTGCTGAACCATCTGCTGGTCAGGCCCAGGCTGGAAAAAATATTTGCCTACCGCAAAAAAGCACTGGAAGATATTTTCAGGCCAGGGGTACAGATGACTTAA
- a CDS encoding class I SAM-dependent methyltransferase has product MSSRFHHAHAQDYFNQTIEVDPSSFLLPRVKHFMPGSTVLDVGCGSGRDMLWLTERGPHCTGLDRSTEMAALAREHTGLPLIEAIFESYDFSRMNMDGLLLIGVLVRFYQTHALITMKQNSGRA; this is encoded by the coding sequence ATGAGCAGCCGATTCCACCATGCCCACGCCCAAGACTACTTCAACCAGACCATTGAGGTAGATCCATCCTCATTTCTTTTGCCCCGAGTAAAACACTTTATGCCTGGATCAACAGTTCTGGATGTAGGCTGCGGCTCAGGCCGGGATATGCTCTGGCTTACAGAGCGCGGTCCCCACTGCACCGGTCTGGATCGCTCCACTGAGATGGCCGCCCTGGCCAGGGAGCATACCGGCCTGCCGTTAATTGAAGCTATTTTTGAGTCCTATGACTTCAGCCGGATGAACATGGACGGACTCCTGCTCATCGGCGTCCTGGTCCGCTTCTACCAAACCCATGCCCTCATCACTATGAAACAAAACAGTGGCAGGGCATAG
- the relB gene encoding type II toxin-antitoxin system RelB family antitoxin, with translation MLAISLPEDIEKRLVDLAEKTGRTKTYYAREAIIEHLEDLEDYYLAVHRLENPPERTWSLEELEQEVDLED, from the coding sequence ATGTTAGCTATCAGCCTGCCTGAAGACATCGAAAAAAGACTCGTTGATCTGGCTGAAAAAACGGGAAGAACAAAGACTTATTATGCCCGTGAAGCAATCATTGAGCACCTGGAAGATCTGGAAGACTATTACCTTGCGGTACACAGGTTAGAGAACCCGCCTGAAAGGACCTGGTCCTTAGAAGAGCTGGAGCAGGAAGTTGATCTGGAAGATTGA
- a CDS encoding type II toxin-antitoxin system RelE family toxin, producing MIWKIEFDDRARKELRRLDRQAQVNILAYLRSRIATADQKMIL from the coding sequence TTGATCTGGAAGATTGAATTTGACGATCGGGCCAGAAAAGAACTGCGCAGGCTGGACCGACAGGCCCAGGTCAATATCCTTGCTTACCTGAGGAGCCGGATTGCCACAGCAGATCAGAAAATGATTTTATGA
- a CDS encoding addiction module protein yields the protein MTTLNIEKLSVAERIQVMEIIWDSLAHHQTEIESPQWHYDILKQRKQEIDNGAARFISFEELAARRK from the coding sequence ATGACAACACTTAATATTGAAAAATTAAGCGTGGCTGAGCGAATTCAGGTCATGGAGATCATCTGGGATTCTCTGGCTCACCATCAGACTGAGATTGAGTCTCCACAATGGCATTATGATATTCTTAAGCAGAGAAAACAAGAAATTGATAATGGTGCTGCCCGGTTTATTTCTTTTGAAGAGCTTGCGGCAAGGCGCAAATGA
- a CDS encoding class I SAM-dependent methyltransferase has protein sequence MSSRFYQTHAQDYFNQTIEVDPSSFLLPLVEHLTPGSKVLDIGCGSGRDMLWLSERGFHCKGLERSPDLAALARDHTGLPVIEADFESYDLSRMNMDAVLLIGALVHLPYERFSPVLTNILKALKPGGHALITMKQGQGRQEADDGRIFYLWDREDLSRVFKVNGLICVDSSVQTSQVRETDIWLSFVLQT, from the coding sequence ATGAGCAGCCGATTCTACCAAACCCATGCCCAAGACTACTTCAACCAGACCATAGAGGTTGATCCTTCCTCATTTCTCCTGCCCCTTGTAGAACACCTTACACCTGGTTCAAAAGTTCTGGATATCGGATGCGGCTCAGGCCGGGATATGCTCTGGCTTTCAGAGCGCGGTTTTCATTGCAAAGGCCTGGAACGCTCCCCTGACTTGGCTGCGCTGGCCAGGGACCATACCGGCCTGCCGGTAATTGAAGCTGACTTTGAATCATATGATCTCAGCCGGATGAATATGGACGCTGTCCTGCTCATCGGCGCCCTGGTCCACCTGCCTTACGAGCGCTTTTCGCCTGTGCTTACAAATATTCTCAAGGCTTTAAAGCCCGGCGGCCACGCCCTGATCACCATGAAGCAGGGACAGGGGAGACAGGAGGCTGATGATGGCAGGATATTTTATTTATGGGACAGGGAAGATTTGAGCAGGGTTTTCAAAGTTAATGGCTTGATTTGTGTTGATTCTTCTGTTCAAACTTCACAGGTGAGAGAAACTGATATCTGGTTGAGTTTTGTTCTGCAGACATGA
- a CDS encoding DEAD/DEAH box helicase family protein, producing the protein MTDNSENNPIYYQKLVRDKIPAIIKKNHHHPFVRTVSGLEFVSVARQKLIEEVYELYSEVKPGNETAILKESADVLEIVLAILKENNLDLNDLISALHKRKAEKGGFDKGFLLESVDGDFQGLMDDHPGFIFSHLDADQLIHRFRSELEKSDEAWIATAFCTPGITNILTSDFERFIQRGGSLKVILSTMGCVIRPEYLSHMRDFVPGLDLKVFHPHDHPYDKEPDRNFHVKAYIFRHRNGKGSVIIGSSNLTTAGFSNNIEWNYYSSGEINIPGRTDGKSPWQTAVQEFDSLWSDCCVPVSDEFLYGYQQRYNHVPKSRQDLFQVPDEYGKKKTSLSYQPGLPFDTDRKIEAPGYAVGLKPNVAQAEALEGLEELRNKKAKAGAVIAATGVGKTYLAAFDFQKSGKDKVLYIAHRENILGKARESFADVIGADGLDIFSGQNKNVSFGARGVFAMVQTMSRKANLEKFHPREFDYIVLDEFHHAMAQTYRKIIEYFQPDFLLGLTATPERMDGKDVLSICDYNIAYELRLFEAIDRNLLCPFHYFAVHDPTDYSKIAWKRTDYDPEELTRILKDDTRTKLIANNLKKFMPYQGKIKALAFCSSIDHARYTAYKLKNDHNIDAIALTGESPEPERRSAIARIEDENDTLSVVTCVDIFNEGVDIPRLSHVLMLRPTQSFTVFFQQLGRGLRKINNKESLVVIDFVGNFRTAHVAPIAMAGYNSIQEYIDGNNGKRSSSSPEMSLPKGCFISPDIEVKRIWENRLREIVPMPMRERLKALYDEIIQDLGLRSPGLSEFFSDPQKSDPHGFINFFGSWIKTKDIFNDLSPEEKKIIGTSKEQFLEYLEKDLNPVKSYKMVVLQTIISLKGTSWKVEDIARGFLEYYINHPEHLHDYEDLAKQANPHDYRISSVVSHIKNMPLKFLSNKESDWFILDRENDVFSLKPELTPHWDDSFFKTLIKDRLDYALRRYFYRKTRWLNIYFDKQSFENRNIALSRLFVSSTLAEKAPAPGKKLSISLVCQDEKHKAQIVRIPGNKHYILDYSQNNELAGIMDSQITVKAKRGQKVLRLSYAGQNVFNINLLM; encoded by the coding sequence ATGACAGATAACTCAGAAAATAATCCCATATACTATCAGAAGCTGGTCCGCGATAAAATTCCTGCAATTATTAAAAAAAACCACCATCATCCTTTTGTCAGAACCGTATCAGGTCTTGAATTTGTAAGTGTTGCCAGGCAAAAGCTTATTGAGGAAGTCTATGAACTTTATTCAGAGGTTAAGCCAGGTAATGAAACTGCAATCCTTAAGGAATCAGCCGATGTATTAGAAATTGTCCTGGCAATTTTAAAAGAAAACAATCTGGATCTAAACGATTTGATTTCTGCGCTTCACAAGAGAAAAGCAGAAAAAGGTGGATTTGATAAAGGTTTTCTGCTTGAAAGTGTTGACGGAGATTTCCAGGGGCTGATGGATGATCATCCAGGTTTTATCTTCAGTCATCTGGATGCTGATCAGCTGATTCATCGTTTTCGGTCGGAGCTTGAGAAAAGTGATGAAGCCTGGATTGCTACGGCTTTTTGTACACCAGGAATCACAAATATTTTAACAAGCGACTTTGAGCGATTTATCCAGAGAGGTGGATCTTTAAAAGTCATCTTGTCAACCATGGGATGTGTAATCAGACCAGAATACCTTTCGCATATGAGGGATTTTGTGCCCGGACTGGACTTAAAAGTCTTTCATCCGCATGACCATCCCTATGACAAAGAGCCGGACAGAAATTTTCATGTCAAAGCATATATATTCAGACACAGAAATGGAAAAGGTTCAGTGATAATCGGTTCTTCAAATCTTACTACAGCAGGTTTTTCAAACAATATTGAATGGAATTACTATAGCTCCGGGGAAATTAACATCCCAGGCAGAACTGACGGTAAAAGTCCCTGGCAGACGGCAGTTCAGGAATTTGATAGTCTCTGGAGTGATTGTTGTGTGCCGGTTTCTGACGAGTTCCTTTATGGTTATCAGCAGAGGTATAATCACGTCCCAAAATCCAGGCAGGATTTATTTCAAGTACCTGATGAGTATGGAAAGAAAAAAACATCTCTATCATATCAACCAGGTCTGCCTTTCGATACAGACAGAAAGATTGAAGCACCTGGATACGCTGTTGGATTGAAGCCTAATGTTGCTCAAGCCGAAGCTTTGGAGGGCCTTGAGGAACTCAGAAATAAAAAAGCAAAAGCTGGAGCAGTTATCGCAGCCACCGGAGTTGGCAAAACTTATCTGGCTGCTTTTGATTTTCAGAAAAGCGGCAAAGACAAGGTTCTATATATCGCCCACAGAGAAAACATCCTTGGCAAGGCCAGAGAGAGCTTTGCTGATGTTATCGGTGCTGACGGGCTTGATATTTTCAGCGGCCAGAATAAAAATGTATCATTTGGGGCCAGAGGCGTATTTGCCATGGTTCAGACCATGTCCAGAAAGGCCAATCTGGAAAAGTTTCATCCCAGGGAATTTGACTATATTGTTTTGGATGAATTCCACCACGCCATGGCTCAGACATACAGAAAGATCATTGAATACTTCCAGCCTGATTTTCTCCTTGGCTTGACTGCTACTCCTGAACGGATGGATGGAAAAGATGTTCTGAGCATATGCGATTATAATATAGCCTATGAACTCAGACTTTTTGAAGCTATCGACAGAAATCTGCTTTGCCCGTTTCATTACTTTGCGGTCCACGACCCGACTGACTACAGCAAAATAGCCTGGAAACGAACTGATTATGATCCTGAAGAACTGACAAGGATATTAAAGGACGATACCAGAACAAAGCTGATTGCCAACAATCTGAAAAAATTTATGCCCTACCAGGGCAAGATTAAGGCCCTGGCCTTTTGCAGCTCCATTGATCACGCCCGGTATACCGCCTACAAGTTGAAAAACGATCACAATATTGATGCCATTGCCTTGACAGGAGAATCTCCTGAACCCGAGAGAAGATCGGCAATCGCCAGAATTGAAGATGAAAATGACACGCTGTCAGTTGTTACCTGTGTTGATATCTTCAATGAGGGCGTAGATATACCAAGGCTTAGTCATGTTCTCATGCTCAGGCCGACTCAATCGTTCACCGTATTTTTTCAGCAGCTTGGAAGGGGTCTAAGAAAAATCAATAATAAGGAGAGTCTTGTAGTTATTGACTTTGTGGGCAATTTTCGAACTGCTCATGTGGCTCCCATTGCCATGGCAGGGTATAATTCAATCCAGGAATACATCGATGGCAATAATGGTAAACGTTCTTCATCTTCCCCGGAAATGTCTCTGCCAAAAGGCTGTTTTATTTCACCTGATATTGAAGTCAAAAGGATATGGGAAAACAGGTTAAGAGAAATAGTTCCCATGCCCATGAGGGAACGCCTGAAAGCTCTTTATGATGAGATTATTCAGGATCTTGGTCTGAGGTCTCCAGGGCTCAGCGAGTTCTTTTCAGATCCTCAAAAATCAGATCCTCATGGCTTTATTAATTTTTTTGGCAGCTGGATAAAGACGAAAGACATTTTCAATGACTTATCCCCTGAAGAAAAAAAGATTATCGGGACTTCAAAAGAGCAGTTTCTTGAATATCTGGAAAAGGACCTGAATCCAGTTAAGTCATACAAAATGGTCGTCCTGCAGACGATCATCAGCCTTAAGGGCACATCATGGAAGGTTGAAGATATTGCCCGGGGGTTCTTGGAATATTACATAAATCACCCAGAACACCTTCATGACTATGAAGATCTCGCAAAACAGGCAAATCCTCATGATTATCGTATTTCCAGTGTTGTTTCCCACATCAAAAACATGCCCTTGAAATTTTTGAGCAACAAAGAGAGTGACTGGTTTATATTAGATCGTGAAAATGATGTTTTTTCCCTCAAGCCGGAATTGACTCCACACTGGGATGATTCTTTTTTCAAAACTCTGATCAAAGACCGGCTTGACTACGCCCTTCGCAGATATTTTTATCGGAAAACCCGCTGGCTGAATATATATTTTGACAAGCAAAGCTTTGAAAATAGAAACATTGCTTTAAGCCGTTTGTTTGTCTCATCAACCCTGGCTGAGAAAGCACCTGCACCTGGAAAGAAGTTAAGCATCAGTTTAGTGTGTCAGGATGAGAAGCATAAGGCACAAATTGTCCGAATCCCTGGAAATAAGCATTATATTCTGGATTACTCTCAAAACAATGAGCTTGCCGGGATTATGGATAGTCAAATTACCGTGAAAGCCAAAAGAGGACAGAAAGTCTTGAGGTTGTCTTATGCTGGTCAGAATGTTTTCAACATCAATCTTTTGATGTGA
- a CDS encoding (deoxy)nucleoside triphosphate pyrophosphohydrolase, which translates to MKHIHVTCAIIERNGLVLAARRSADMKLPLKWEFPGGKIRAGEDPGDCLKREILEELDLEVDIADKLSPSTHTYRDFIVTLYPFICKAETSRYNLTEHAEAVWLRPDELFSLDWAEADLPVLDAYLGWLERRS; encoded by the coding sequence ATGAAACACATCCACGTAACCTGCGCAATCATTGAACGAAACGGTTTGGTTCTGGCAGCCCGACGGAGCGCTGATATGAAGTTACCCCTGAAATGGGAATTTCCCGGGGGCAAGATCAGGGCTGGGGAAGATCCCGGAGACTGCCTAAAAAGGGAGATTCTTGAAGAACTAGATCTTGAGGTTGATATTGCTGATAAACTATCTCCGTCAACACATACTTACCGCGACTTTATTGTTACGCTTTATCCATTCATCTGTAAGGCAGAGACATCTAGATATAACCTTACGGAGCATGCTGAAGCAGTCTGGTTGCGCCCTGATGAACTTTTCAGCTTAGATTGGGCCGAGGCTGACCTACCGGTCCTTGACGCTTACCTTGGCTGGCTTGAGAGAAGGAGCTGA